Within Aquificaceae bacterium, the genomic segment CTTATGCCCGTATCCTTCAGGCATGCCACTCCCTCAAGGTTTGACGGACCTCCAAGGGTTATCGCCGCAGGATATCAGATAGCCAACGGCAAACTTATAGGTCCCAGAGACCTCTTTGATGACCCAGCCTTTGACAAGGCAAGAGAGCAAGCCCAGATAATCGCAGACATCCTCAGGCGTCAAGGAATATTTGAGCCTCATAGACTGCCCTCAGAAGAGATGGAATACACCACACTGCCTAAAATACTTAAAAAGCTTGAGGAACGCTTTTATGACTTGGAGGAAGGCAAAAAAGCCCCAACTGGTGAGGAACACCACACGGAGACGGACTAATGGATAGGATATACAGCATAGAGGAAAGGGTTGTCCTAATAGTGGAGGAGTTTTTCCAAGACCTGCCTTCAAAGGAACCCTTTCCCTCCTTGCTTTCTGAATACCGCTTTAGGCTAAAGTCAAAACTGGTAGAACTTATAAACCAGTTTCCCACAGACATACAGGCGAGGAATGCGAGTTTTGACAGTGCCCTTGAGGGTATACTCAAGAGCCTTGAGCAAGCCATAAACAAGGCAAACTTTGAAAACAAAGAGGAGCTAAACCGCCTTATAAAGGCTCTTGAGGAGACCAACGAAGTGCTAAGAGAGTTTCTCTACACAGACCACATAAGGGATAAGTCCCTTCTTTCAAAAACCTCTGGCAGAATAGGTGAATGGGTAGAAAATCTACGCATGGAATTCAAGAGAAGGTTTGGAGGGTTTATAAACTTTATAAAGTCAATTTTTGGTAAATGATAACCTTCTTTGTGGTTTCCTTTGCTTGGTTTTTTCAATCTATAACAGGCTTTGGAGCTGGGATATTCATAATAGGCATTCTTTCCATGTTGTATGACCCCAAGATGGTGGTTGTGTCCTCTGCCATTTTCAACCTCTTTGGAACTCTCAGCCTTCTGTATCAAAACAGGAAGGGAAAAATAGAGCCAAAGCTACTCTTTTCTCTAATAGCAGGTTCAGTGCCAGGAATATTCTTGGGTGCATATCTTTTGGACAGGGTAGACACAAAGACCCTAAAACTCACCATAGGAGCTTTTATCCTTGCTTTGGGAGTTTATAACCTGCTGGTCCAGAGAGGGCTTTTAAAAGTCAGGCTTGGCAGACATATGGCTTTTCCTGTGGGTTTTCTTGGTGGTCTTTTTGCAGGGCTTGTGGGTATGGGAGGACCGCCACCCCTCGTTTTCCTTAGTCAGCACCTTTTTGACCCCTACTCCATAAGGCTTATGCTTAATCTTTACTTTACTTCCAATATACTCATAAGGCTTAGCTTTTATCAAAACTTTGACCTACTTTCTCTTGACTGGCAGTTTATAGCTATGGGTCTTGCAGGGCTTGTTTTTGGAACACTAACGGGTGGACTTTTAGCTAAAAGGCTTCCTTCAAAGGTTTACGTTTCTGGTGCTTCTTTTGCGGTAATCTTACTTGGAATAGTGCTTTTAATTATTGCAGAACTTGGCTTATAATAGCTTTTATGAAGGTAGGATATGTTGCTATTGTAGGTAAGCCAAACGTGGGCAAATCCACGCTCTTAAACCAAATACTTGGCACAAAGGTTTCCATTATCTCTCCAAAGCCAGGGACTACACGCATGAGGGTGCTTGGTGTGAAAAACATACCAGAGCAGGCACAGATAGTCTTTTTAGATACCCCTGGCATATACAGACCAAGGGATGCACTGGGAGAGGCTATGGTGCAGACCGCAAGCACTTCCTTAGAGGATGCGGACCTTATACTCTTTATGATAGATGCGGAGGATGGCTTTAGAGATGACGATAGGCAAGTCTTTGAAAAATACGTAAAGCCCCATGCGGAAAACAAACCTGTTTTCCTCCTTATAAACAAGGTGGACAAGGTAGGAGGTGTAGAAAATCTCTTACCTCTTGCAGAAGAGCTTTCAAAGGAGTATCCGCAAATAAAAGAGATAATACCCATAAGTGCCTTAAAGGGCTATAACACAGATGAGCTTCTCAAGACCATAATAAAATACCTTCCAGAGGGTGAGCCACTATTTCCTGAGGAGATGGTCACAGACCTACCCTTTAGGCTTATGGCTGCAGAGATAATAAGGGAGAAGGTCTTGTTAAAGGTTCACCAAGAAATCCCTCAAGGCGTGGCGGTGCTTATAACGGAAGTTTCCGATGGAAAGCACGACCCGAGCGTCCTTGTCATAAAGGCGGACATTGTAGTAGATAGGGAAAACTACAAGCCTATAATCATAGGAAAAGGTGGGCAGAGGTTAAAGTCCATAGGCAAGATGGCAAGAGAAGAGTTGGAGCTTATAACAGGTAGGAAGGTCTACCTTGAGCTTTTTGTAAGGGTAAAACCAGACTGGAAGAAAAGACCAGAATTAGTCAAGAGTTTTGGATACACCCTCTGAAAGCAAGATAACCACGTCCGCCTTCTTGGATAAGTCCTTTTTTAGGTCCTCTTCCTTTTCCACCTGTGCCACCACAAGACCCTTTTTTAGAAGTCTGTCTGTTAACCTTCTTGCCACCTTCTTGTCCTTTACACTAAGCACCTTCATAGGCACTCCTCCATTATTTGTTCCATGAGCTCTTCTACCTCTTGTGCAATATCTTCCAGTTCTGGTCTTTCAAACATGGAGAGCATCTCGGTGGGAGCCATGGTGCTTATTACCGTTTTTCCATTTTCTTCAAAGATGGCTATCCTGCATGGCATGGCGGTGGATATGTATGGGTCTGTGGAGAGCACTTTGCTGGCATGCTTTGGAGAACAGACTTCAACTATTACACACTTGTAGCTTATAGGCACACCCTTGTTTTCCAAGACCTTTGAAACTTCGTGAACCGCCATAACTCCAAAACCCTTCTCCTTTGCCTTTTCTTCAATGGCTTGCCTTACTTCATCGACGCTTTTGTTAGTTTCATAGCTTATGAGCATTGCTTTCACCTCCTTTGTAATATATATTAACCCTTGCCTGTTAAGATTTCGTTAAGGTTGTCAAACCGCTGGCAGGTTTGCCCCTCGCATATTATCAACCCTTCCACCTCAGACCTAAGGACAAACTTAAAGGGTCTAAAGAGCTTCAGAGCTTGCTCAAAGTAGTCCCTTGTCTCCACCTTGTATATACCCTTTAGATACGCATAGAGGCTAATAAGGTAAGAGTGAGACACCATAGGCACTTCCCTTACAAACCTTGAAAAAGCCTGCAGGGTTTTTTCTCCGTAGTCTATAAAGGTGGTATCTCCCGTGAGTGTTCCCAAAAGCAGTAGTGTGTAGCCTGCGGACCCGTTTACCGATTGGGTGGGTGTATCTTGCAGGTTTTTAAGTCTAATGTCTAAGAGCCCCTCTCCGCTTGTTGAGGTATCATAAAAGCCCCATCCATCCCTATCCCAAAAGAGGTCTATGGCTTTTTTCATTATCCGCTCTGCAACCTCTAAGTAGGTTTTGTCTTGAGTTATCTCATAGAGGGATAAAAGTGCGTTGCAGAAGAAAATGTAGTCTTCAGAAAAGCCATCCACACCCTCTGTATGAAAGAGCATACCATCCTTGTAATACTGGTTTAGTATCCTCTTTACCGTTTTCTCCGCAGATTCCAAAGCCCATGGGTCATCAAAGGTCTTCCAATAATCGCACAGTCCACACACCATAAGTGCGTTCCAGTTAGTGTAGAGGGTTTTGTCTATGTAGGGTATCTGCCTTTTTTCTCTGTGTTGTAGGAGTTTCCTCTTTGAAGACTCTAAAAGGTTTTTCACTTCCTGAAGGCTTAAGCCTGTTGCCT encodes:
- the era gene encoding GTPase Era, with product MKVGYVAIVGKPNVGKSTLLNQILGTKVSIISPKPGTTRMRVLGVKNIPEQAQIVFLDTPGIYRPRDALGEAMVQTASTSLEDADLILFMIDAEDGFRDDDRQVFEKYVKPHAENKPVFLLINKVDKVGGVENLLPLAEELSKEYPQIKEIIPISALKGYNTDELLKTIIKYLPEGEPLFPEEMVTDLPFRLMAAEIIREKVLLKVHQEIPQGVAVLITEVSDGKHDPSVLVIKADIVVDRENYKPIIIGKGGQRLKSIGKMAREELELITGRKVYLELFVRVKPDWKKRPELVKSFGYTL
- a CDS encoding DUF302 domain-containing protein, whose translation is MLISYETNKSVDEVRQAIEEKAKEKGFGVMAVHEVSKVLENKGVPISYKCVIVEVCSPKHASKVLSTDPYISTAMPCRIAIFEENGKTVISTMAPTEMLSMFERPELEDIAQEVEELMEQIMEECL
- a CDS encoding sulfite exporter TauE/SafE family protein; protein product: MITFFVVSFAWFFQSITGFGAGIFIIGILSMLYDPKMVVVSSAIFNLFGTLSLLYQNRKGKIEPKLLFSLIAGSVPGIFLGAYLLDRVDTKTLKLTIGAFILALGVYNLLVQRGLLKVRLGRHMAFPVGFLGGLFAGLVGMGGPPPLVFLSQHLFDPYSIRLMLNLYFTSNILIRLSFYQNFDLLSLDWQFIAMGLAGLVFGTLTGGLLAKRLPSKVYVSGASFAVILLGIVLLIIAELGL